One segment of Leguminivora glycinivorella isolate SPB_JAAS2020 chromosome 12, LegGlyc_1.1, whole genome shotgun sequence DNA contains the following:
- the LOC125232231 gene encoding kelch-like protein 10: MSVTATDKQVSTAVFSKGMEFHSKHRKLFKTKNSVRTPAASKPRLSKKKVVLRKRKCVCLPENYSVVEFPAIWNELRQNGQLCDGTIMCRDMKSIRVHRAILSAVSPYFKALFINSLKKGEQEETEIFVDVPSIYMSLILDYAYTGTCAVTVENVEHLLPYADQFDVVGVIQLCCQFLMQELRPHNCLGIFKFAKYYFCGELEKKGKLYIRQNFNRVLKECNEFKSLSFEELEDILRDDELNVRNEEIVFQAVKTWVEHDLENRRKHIPSLLSCIRFGHISYNYFKSKILQWQPVIDDDKCQESLYPAVVFLTVLDSRPGTEADLNDPLARPRIPYEVLFAVGGWSAGSPTSFVETYDTRADRWFLSIHMDLTPRAYHGLCTLNNLIYMIGGFDGSDHFNTVRCYDPVANTWHERACMYQARCYVSVVAHDGLIYALGGYNGRTRMASVERYYPDKNQWEMTTPMNKQRSDASAASLGGKIYIVGGFNGQEVLSSAEMFDPDTRQWTLIRPMLSPRSGVSLIAYRDCLYALGGFNGYSRLNTGNDWLSDWQEVTEMFSARSNFATVLLDDMIFVIGGFNGSTTIPHVECYDGDTHEWYDAAPMNLNRSALSACVIAGLPNARSFSYLAKAVPAAGADQAHHS; encoded by the exons ATGTCTGTCACCGCGACAGATAAACAAGTTTCGACCGCCGTATTTTCAAAAGGGATGGAATTTCATTCGAAACATCGAAAATTATTCAAAACTAAAAATTCTGTTCGTACTCCTGCAGCCTCAAAGCCACGATTAAGCAAGAAGAAGGTAGTTCTACGGAAGCGGAAATGCGTGTGTTTGCCAGAAAATTATTCAGTAGTCGAGTTCCCAGCAATTTGGAATGAGCTGCGCCAGAATGGGCAGCTGTGCGACGGCACCATCATGTGCCGTGACATGAAATCAATACGCGTGCACCGAGCCATTCTGTCAGCCGTTAGTCCATACTTCAAAGCGTTATTTATAAATTCCCTGAAGAAGGGAGAGCAAGAAGAAACGGAAATTTTCGTAGACGTTCCTAGCATTTACATGTCTCTGATACTAGATTACGCTTACACAGGGACTTGTGCAGTAACCGTAGAAAATGTGGAGCACTTACTCCCATATGCGGACCAATTTGACGTCGTAGGCGTCATTCAGCTATGTTGCCAGTTTCTAATGCAAGAGTTGAGACCTCACAATTGCCTAGGGATATTCAAATTCGCTAAGTATTATTTCTGCGGTGAATTAGAGAAGAAAGGAAAGTTGTACATAAGGCAGAACTTTAATAGAGTACTTAAGGAGTGTAATGAATTTAAGTCGCTTTCGTTCGAGGAATTAGAGGATATATTGAGAGATGACGAGTTGAACGTTCGAAACGAGGAGATCGTGTTCCAAGCGGTGAAGACTTGGGTGGAGCACGATTTGGAGAATAGACGAAAGCATATTCCGTCTTTACTGTCTTGTATTAGATTTGGTCATATAAGCTACAATTACTTTAAATCGAAAATATTGCAATGGCAGCCTGTTATTGATGATGAC AAATGTCAAGAGTCGCTGTACCCAGCGGTGGTGTTTCTCACCGTGTTGGACTCCCGACCGGGAACAGAAGCAGACCTAAACGACCCCTTGGCGAGACCTCGCATCCCGTATGAGGTCCTGTTTGCTGTGGGTGGTTGGAGCGCCGGAAGTCCTACGAGTTTTGTCGAAACTTACGACACGAG GGCCGACCGCTGGTTCCTCTCAATCCACATGGACCTGACACCCCGCGCGTACCATGGGCTCTGCACTCTCAACAACCTGATCTACATGATTGGTGGCTTCGATGGCAGCGACCACTTTAACACTGTCCGGTGTTACGATCCAGTTGCCAATACTTGGCATGAGCGGGCCTGCATGTATCAGGCGAGGTGTTACGTCAGCGTTGTGGCGCACG ATGGCTTAATCTACGCCCTGGGAGGCTACAACGGGCGTACGCGCATGGCGTCGGTAGAGCGCTACTACCCCGACAAGAACCAGTGGGAGATGACCACGCCCATGAACAAGCAGCGGTCGGACGCCAGCGCCGCCTCTCTGGGCGGTAAG ATCTACATAGTAGGCGGTTTCAACGGGCAAGAAGTCCTCAGCTCAGCCGAGATGTTTGACCCGGACACCCGACAGTGGACCCTCATTCGCCCCATGCTGAGTCCCCGCTCCGGCGTCAGTCTCATCGCGTACCGGGACTGTCTGTATGCCCTGGGAGGGTTTAATGGCTACAGCAGACTGAATACAGGTAA TGACTGGCTCTCAGATTGGCAGGAGGTGACGGAGATGTTCAGCGCCAGAAGCAACTTCGCGACAGTTTTGCTGGACGATATGATCTTCGTTATCGGCGGATTTAATG GTTCGACCACGATTCCCCACGTCGAGTGCTACGATGGCGACACCCACGAGTGGTACGATGCGGCTCCCATGAACCTAAACCGATCAGCTCTGAGCGCCTGCGTGATAGCCGGCCTGCCTAACGCCCGATCTTTCTCTTACCTGGCTAAGGCTGTGCCGGCAGCCGGGGCGGACCAGGCCCACCATTCTTAA